A window of Cucurbita pepo subsp. pepo cultivar mu-cu-16 chromosome LG06, ASM280686v2, whole genome shotgun sequence contains these coding sequences:
- the LOC111796760 gene encoding aspartyl protease family protein 2-like, which yields MEFLGYQTGCSRGFQSCKLFVLLISFLLFSAVFDSIAEAHVRQGFNNSNRSGIFGIDLGENLSSGIAASSASAPCSFGNEGEEQGEVESLMADSVKQSVKLHLKKRSMSRETEPKESITESAVRDLARIQTLHTRIAERKNQDMTSRLKKSNVEKMKLAEEAVSPAPSQESYADYFSGQLMATLESGVSLGSGEYFIDVFVGSPPKHFSLILDTGSDLNWIQCVPCYDCFEQNGPHYNPKDSISFRNITCNDPRCQLVSSPDPPQPCKIETQSCPYFYWYGDSSNTTGDFALETFTINLTSSGKSEFRKVENVMFGCGHWNRGLFHGAAGLLGLGRGPLSFSSQLQSLYGHSFSYCLVDRNSDTSVSSKLIFGEDRDLLTHPKLNFTSLINGKENPVDTFYYLQIKSIFVGGEKLHIPEGIWNLSADGAGGTIIDSGTTLSYFSDPAYQIIKEAFMRKVKGYKLVDDFPILHPCYNVSSVDKLEFPEFGIQFADGAVWNFPVENYLIRIEQLDIVCLAMLGTPKSGLSIIGNYQQQNFHILYDTKNSRLGYAPMRCAEV from the coding sequence ATGGAGTTTCTCGGTTACCAAACAGGATGTAGCAGAGGTTTTCAGAGTTGTAAActgtttgttttgttgatttccTTTTTGCTTTTCTCTGCCGTATTTGATTCGATTGCAGAAGCGCATGTTCGTCAAGGATTCAACAACTCCAATCGCTCTGGTATTTTCGGAATCGATTTGGGGGAAAATCTTAGTTCAGGTATTGCGGCTTCATCTGCTAGTGCTCCGTGTAGCTTTGGAAATGAAGGTGAAGAACAAGGAGAGGTAGAGAGTTTAATGGCGGATTCAGTGAAGCAATCGGTGAAGCTTCACTTGAAGAAGCGGTCAATGAGTCGAGAAACCGAACCTAAGGAATCGATTACTGAATCTGCTGTTAGGGATTTGGCAAGAATCCAGACGCTTCATACGAGAATCGCTGAGAGGAAGAATCAAGATATGACTTCGAGGTTGAAGAAGAGCAACGTTGAGAAAATGAAACTGGCGGAGGAGGCGGTTTCTCCGGCTCCGTCGCAGGAATCTTACGCCGATTACTTCTCCGGTCAGCTTATGGCTACTTTGGAATCCGGCGTTAGTCTCGGCTCTGGTGAGTACTTCATCGACGTTTTCGTCGGTTCTCCGCCCAAACATTTCTCTCTGATTCTCGATACTGGAAGTGATTTGAACTGGATTCAATGTGTCCCTTGCTACGATTGTTTCGAGCAAAACGGGCCTCATTACAACCCTAAAGATTCAATTTCTTTCAGAAACATAACCTGTAACGATCCTCGATGTCAATTAGTTTCGTCTCCAGATCCACCGCAGCCGTGCAAAATCGAGACTCAATCGTGCCCTTATTTCTACTGGTACGGCGATAGTTCGAACACCACAGGTGATTTCGCGCTTGAAACTTTTACAATCAATCTAACCTCGTCGGGGAAGTCGGAGTTTCGGAAAGTGGAGAATGTGATGTTTGGATGTGGCCATTGGAACAGAGGCCTCTTCCATGGCGCCGCTGGACTATTAGGGCTTGGCCGAGGACCGCTCTCTTTCTCCTCGCAGCTTCAATCGCTCTACGGCCATTCCTTTTCCTACTGTCTTGTCGATCGAAACAGCGATACAAGCGTGAGCAGCAAGCTGATTTTCGGCGAAGACAGAGATCTATTAACTCATCCAAAACTGAATTTCACATCTCTTATCAACGGAAAGGAAAATCCAGTCGATACATTCTACTACCTGCAAATCAAATCGATATTCGTCGGAGGCGAGAAACTCCACATCCCGGAGGGGATCTGGAACCTCTCCGCCGACGGTGCCGGCGGAACAATCATCGATTCCGGCACAACTCTCAGCTATTTCTCGGATCCGGCTTACCAGATCATCAAAGAAGCATTCATGAGGAAAGTGAAAGGCTACAAACTGGTTGATGATTTTCCGATCTTACATCCTTGCTACAACGTGTCCAGCGTCGATAAATTGGAATTTCCAGAATTCGGAATCCAGTTCGCGGACGGTGCGGTGTGGAACTTTCCGGTGGAGAATTACTTGATCAGAATCGAGCAATTGGATATAGTGTGCTTGGCGATGTTAGGAACTCCAAAATCGGGGCTGTCGATCATCGGAAATTACCAGCAGCAGAATTTCCACATATTGTACGATACGAAGAACTCCAGATTGGGGTACGCGCCGATGAGATGTGCAGAAGTTTGA